One window of Desulfobacca acetoxidans DSM 11109 genomic DNA carries:
- the cobN gene encoding cobaltochelatase subunit CobN: MAARPVKIASIMWSSHVPAFVAAAEACSEVNLSMFAAKEIDNDLDCLEQFWTKAAEADVLFFHWTVEGFWEEVSTRLHELPPGKCIVTTSYDPTNWGRHATVNLSVCARAYAYLLEGGLENYRRLLKYLAHQVNPEIPVQDPVSMPWQGILHPPDRTVYDSVESYRTVHPALSSLTVGLFFPRYSFTNTNMMLERALLTALEAQGLSVLPVFSYGNPDREAGAWGPLEVARRFFFHPDGRAGVNALINLHAFFLARAPKDDYAETGVAAQSIALFKDLNVPVFKPIIAYSKSIADWEEDPQGLTAEVTFGIAMPEFEGSIEPIILAASLRQVDARTDTVYEIREVIPERAAHIADRIARWVRLAAKPAAERKVVFVFHKNECAGLEAGVGGAAGLDSGESVVRLMRRMQAAGYQVENIPASGEELMQTILARKAVAEFRWTTVDEIVSKGGHLALLDAETYREWFAGLPEKARSDIIAGWGEPPGHEMNGVPPSMVWDGKLVITGLNFGHVNVIMQPKRGCAGSRCDGRVCKILHDPNIPPPHQYIATYMYLDQIFGADVLIHVGTHGNLEWLPGKGAGLSAACWPDISIGRLPHLYIYNADNPAEGVVAKRRSYATLVDHQQAVMSTADTYGDFQKLEELLGEYQRTGKEDRARAHQLEHLINEAIDCNHFRQEIDVLKPADFQTVVTRCHELLSSLRNSQTRVGMHVFGDRPEGDARAEVINTILRFDSNNDLNTRRLVFDLWGEDIFAALSNTGGRSHQGKIYGELLYEADRVARELIARLVRGENLWEVLAEHPGLAAVEGLRERCERFAALVVDIDRRLEDSEEIDALLNAMHGGYVPAGPSGYISRGRYDVLPTGRNFYNVDPTRIPTRAAHRVGVKLAEALLTRYQKEEGRYPETVGLVWLASDIMRADGEQIGQILHLLGARPKWKANGQVDGFDLLELEQLGRPRIDVNIRVSGITRDCFPDAVKYVDQVIQAVALRDENPDHNFVRRHLVKQAAGQGVSLEDKDRFRRLSYRIFCAQPGVYRAGVNLAVHASAWKTEGDLADVYLFWNGYAYGGGASDVSYGVQAHRELMENLRRVEVTFNKHISDEGDFLDCCGYYGNYGGMTVAAKALSGKTPKTYYGDTRDPALVTVTDFADEMRRVVRTKLLHPKYIEGMKAHGYKGAGDLSKRIGRVYGFGATTGKVDNWIFDEIALTFILDAGMRDWFDKVNPWALEEIGRRLLEAESRGIWKADPELLERLKEAYLDLEGRLEDTMGDVQGDFQGGAVEVMTVDDVAQWKSDLKAILDPTRPGKGTSRDDV, encoded by the coding sequence ATGGCCGCCCGACCGGTAAAAATTGCGTCTATTATGTGGAGCTCTCATGTACCCGCTTTTGTGGCGGCCGCCGAGGCCTGCTCCGAAGTGAATCTAAGCATGTTTGCAGCCAAGGAGATTGATAACGACCTTGATTGTCTGGAACAATTTTGGACCAAGGCTGCAGAAGCAGACGTCCTGTTCTTTCACTGGACCGTCGAAGGCTTTTGGGAGGAAGTCAGCACTCGTCTTCATGAACTGCCGCCTGGCAAGTGCATTGTCACTACCTCATATGACCCGACCAACTGGGGGCGCCACGCCACTGTCAACCTGTCGGTGTGCGCCCGGGCCTACGCCTACCTGCTTGAAGGCGGTCTGGAGAACTACCGGCGACTGCTGAAATACCTTGCCCACCAGGTCAACCCGGAGATTCCCGTGCAGGATCCGGTGTCCATGCCTTGGCAAGGCATCCTGCACCCTCCGGACCGAACGGTATACGATTCAGTGGAAAGCTATCGCACCGTCCATCCCGCGCTAAGTTCCCTCACTGTGGGGCTGTTTTTCCCCCGCTACAGTTTTACCAACACCAATATGATGCTCGAAAGGGCCCTGCTCACGGCCTTGGAGGCCCAGGGCCTCAGCGTGCTGCCGGTTTTTTCCTATGGCAATCCGGACCGGGAAGCAGGGGCCTGGGGTCCACTCGAGGTGGCTCGGCGCTTTTTTTTTCATCCGGACGGTCGGGCTGGCGTCAATGCCTTGATCAATCTGCATGCCTTCTTTCTCGCCCGTGCACCCAAAGACGATTATGCCGAAACCGGGGTGGCGGCCCAATCAATCGCCTTATTCAAAGATCTGAATGTGCCGGTATTCAAACCGATTATTGCCTACAGCAAATCCATTGCGGATTGGGAAGAGGATCCCCAGGGGCTCACCGCCGAGGTCACCTTCGGCATCGCCATGCCTGAATTTGAGGGAAGCATCGAACCGATCATTCTGGCCGCCAGTCTTAGACAGGTTGATGCGCGTACCGATACCGTTTATGAAATTCGGGAGGTCATTCCCGAGCGGGCGGCGCACATCGCCGACCGCATCGCCCGTTGGGTACGACTGGCCGCCAAGCCAGCGGCGGAACGTAAGGTGGTTTTTGTCTTTCACAAAAACGAGTGTGCCGGATTAGAGGCCGGGGTGGGAGGCGCCGCGGGCTTGGATTCCGGGGAGTCCGTGGTGCGCCTCATGAGGCGGATGCAGGCGGCAGGATATCAGGTGGAGAACATCCCCGCCAGTGGTGAGGAACTGATGCAAACCATCCTGGCCCGCAAGGCCGTCGCCGAATTTCGCTGGACCACGGTGGACGAGATTGTGAGCAAGGGCGGGCACCTGGCGCTTCTGGACGCTGAGACTTATCGGGAGTGGTTTGCCGGATTGCCGGAAAAGGCCCGGAGTGACATAATTGCCGGTTGGGGCGAACCGCCGGGACACGAGATGAACGGGGTGCCGCCGAGCATGGTATGGGATGGCAAACTGGTCATCACCGGGCTCAACTTTGGGCACGTCAATGTCATTATGCAGCCCAAGCGCGGCTGTGCCGGTTCCCGCTGCGACGGGCGGGTCTGCAAGATCCTGCACGACCCCAACATACCGCCACCCCACCAGTATATTGCCACCTACATGTATCTGGATCAGATCTTCGGGGCCGATGTCCTGATCCATGTGGGTACCCACGGCAATCTGGAGTGGTTGCCGGGCAAGGGCGCCGGACTATCAGCCGCCTGTTGGCCGGACATCTCCATCGGCCGCCTTCCCCACCTCTATATCTATAATGCCGACAATCCCGCCGAAGGCGTGGTGGCCAAACGGCGCAGTTACGCCACCTTGGTGGATCACCAGCAGGCGGTGATGAGCACCGCCGATACTTACGGCGACTTTCAGAAACTCGAGGAACTTCTGGGGGAATATCAGCGGACCGGTAAGGAGGATCGAGCCCGGGCCCATCAATTGGAACACCTGATCAACGAGGCTATTGATTGCAATCATTTTCGCCAGGAAATTGACGTCCTAAAACCTGCAGATTTTCAAACAGTGGTGACCCGTTGCCACGAACTGCTCTCCAGCCTGCGCAATAGCCAGACCAGGGTCGGCATGCATGTTTTCGGGGATCGGCCCGAGGGGGATGCTCGCGCCGAGGTCATTAATACCATCCTGCGTTTCGATTCCAACAATGACCTGAACACCCGCCGGCTGGTCTTCGATCTCTGGGGGGAAGATATCTTTGCGGCCCTGAGCAACACCGGGGGGCGCAGCCACCAGGGAAAGATTTACGGCGAACTGCTCTATGAAGCGGACCGGGTTGCCCGGGAACTTATCGCCCGATTGGTTCGGGGAGAAAACCTGTGGGAGGTTTTGGCTGAGCATCCGGGGCTGGCCGCAGTCGAGGGGCTGCGGGAACGTTGCGAGCGTTTTGCGGCTTTGGTAGTTGATATCGATCGGCGCCTCGAGGACTCCGAAGAGATCGACGCCCTGCTTAACGCCATGCATGGCGGCTATGTCCCGGCCGGTCCCTCGGGCTACATCTCCCGGGGGCGGTATGATGTCCTGCCTACCGGCCGCAATTTTTACAACGTCGATCCCACCCGTATACCTACCAGGGCGGCCCACCGGGTGGGAGTTAAACTGGCCGAGGCGCTGCTAACCCGGTATCAGAAAGAAGAAGGACGTTATCCCGAAACTGTGGGCTTGGTCTGGTTGGCCTCGGACATCATGCGGGCGGACGGCGAACAGATCGGCCAGATTCTGCACCTGCTGGGGGCCCGGCCCAAATGGAAGGCCAACGGCCAGGTGGATGGGTTTGACTTGCTGGAACTGGAGCAACTCGGCCGGCCCCGGATCGACGTCAATATCAGGGTTTCGGGTATCACCCGAGACTGTTTTCCCGATGCGGTCAAATATGTGGACCAGGTTATCCAGGCGGTAGCCCTGCGGGATGAGAATCCCGACCATAATTTTGTACGTCGGCACCTGGTCAAGCAGGCGGCTGGACAGGGGGTTTCCCTGGAGGACAAGGACCGGTTCCGCCGCCTGAGCTACCGCATCTTCTGTGCCCAGCCTGGGGTGTATCGGGCCGGCGTCAACCTGGCGGTCCATGCCTCGGCCTGGAAGACTGAAGGCGACCTGGCCGATGTCTATCTCTTCTGGAATGGCTATGCCTATGGCGGCGGAGCTTCCGATGTTAGTTACGGCGTCCAGGCGCACCGCGAGTTAATGGAAAATCTGCGCCGGGTTGAGGTGACTTTCAACAAGCATATTTCGGACGAGGGCGATTTTCTGGATTGCTGCGGTTATTACGGCAACTATGGCGGCATGACGGTTGCGGCCAAGGCACTCTCCGGTAAAACACCGAAAACCTACTATGGCGATACCCGCGATCCGGCTTTGGTGACGGTCACCGACTTCGCTGATGAGATGCGCCGGGTGGTGCGCACTAAGCTCCTGCACCCCAAGTATATCGAGGGCATGAAGGCCCACGGCTACAAAGGGGCCGGGGACTTGTCCAAACGCATCGGCCGGGTCTATGGCTTCGGCGCCACCACTGGCAAGGTTGATAATTGGATCTTTGATGAGATCGCCCTGACTTTTATACTGGACGCCGGGATGAGGGACTGGTTTGATAAGGTTAACCCTTGGGCCCTGGAAGAGATCGGCCGTCGCCTCCTGGAGGCCGAATCCCGCGGCATCTGGAAGGCCGATCCGGAATTGCTGGAGCGCCTCAAGGAAGCTTATCTGGATCTAGAAGGCCGGCTGGAGGATACCATGGGGGACGTGCAGGGTGATTTTCAGGGTGGCGCCGTGGAGGTGATGACCGTTGATGACGTGGCCCAATGGAAATCGGACCTGAAAGCGATCTTAGACCCCACGAGACCGGGAAAGGGAACTAGCCGCGACGATGTTTGA
- a CDS encoding ABC transporter ATP-binding protein gives MIEVNNVSLQLNEQQVLQEVNLRAAPGEVTVLLGPNGSGKTSLLLCLAGHLHPSRGKIRLCGQPLASMSYRSLAQTLAIVPQDHHPIFPYQVREVILLGRIARVGFWSQPTVHDYDVVEKIIDLLGLRSLAGKPYTRISGGERQLVLIGRCLAQEPRLLLLDEPTNHLDFKNQYQILRLTSELAQEQRLTVLLTLHDPNLALLYADQVVMLSKGRVVIQGPPLSVINATRLAEIYHLEVEMLTAGDRRLVYPKNL, from the coding sequence ATGATTGAAGTGAACAATGTATCTCTGCAGCTCAACGAGCAGCAGGTTTTGCAAGAGGTAAATCTGCGGGCGGCTCCTGGAGAGGTAACGGTTTTATTAGGACCGAACGGTTCCGGCAAGACCTCCCTGTTGCTCTGTCTGGCCGGTCATCTGCATCCCAGTCGGGGGAAAATTCGATTATGCGGCCAGCCTCTAGCCTCGATGTCCTACCGTTCTCTGGCGCAAACCCTGGCGATAGTTCCCCAAGATCATCATCCCATATTTCCCTATCAGGTCCGTGAGGTCATCCTGTTGGGGCGTATAGCTCGGGTTGGCTTCTGGTCGCAGCCAACCGTACACGATTACGACGTCGTGGAAAAGATCATTGACCTGCTCGGTCTCAGATCACTGGCCGGAAAACCTTATACCCGGATCAGCGGCGGGGAGCGACAGTTGGTGTTAATCGGCCGTTGTTTAGCCCAAGAACCCCGACTGCTGCTTTTAGATGAACCAACCAACCATCTGGATTTTAAAAATCAGTATCAAATCCTCCGGCTGACCTCGGAGTTGGCGCAGGAACAGCGCTTGACTGTCTTGTTGACGTTGCACGATCCAAATCTGGCGCTGTTATACGCCGATCAGGTCGTAATGTTGTCCAAGGGTCGCGTGGTGATCCAGGGACCGCCCCTATCAGTCATCAACGCAACACGCCTGGCCGAAATTTATCACCTGGAAGTGGAAATGCTGACCGCCGGCGATCGGCGCCTGGTATATCCGAAGAACTTGTGA
- a CDS encoding FecCD family ABC transporter permease, with product MRGRSWLLWGLLLSPAPAALLALQFGAYPISPLEVWRVLAGLWSGGDQTETVSIILWQVRLPRIVLAMLVGLALSTSGATLQAVFRNPLVDAFILGISSGAAFGCAVSVAFFPALPIQLGAFTFSLISAFLTFALARTRGEVPILSLILAGVIVSAFFSALVSMIKFLVDPQKLASIVFWLMGSLSLADWLAVRQAGPFIALGSLLIWLGRWRLNALSMGDAEAKSLGLAVNRERGLFLLAAALTVAAAVSVSGIIGWVGLIIPHVVRMSVGPDHRRVVPLSMALGASFLVLSDTVARTSTSGEIPVGIITTLAGAPFFIYLLKQRGQGSWQA from the coding sequence TTGAGGGGTCGTTCCTGGCTGCTCTGGGGGCTGTTGTTATCTCCGGCGCCGGCGGCCCTCCTGGCCCTGCAGTTCGGGGCTTATCCCATTTCTCCCCTAGAGGTCTGGAGGGTGCTGGCGGGTCTATGGTCCGGTGGCGATCAGACAGAAACGGTTTCGATCATTCTCTGGCAGGTGCGGCTGCCGCGTATTGTCCTGGCGATGCTGGTGGGCCTGGCTCTTTCGACCTCAGGGGCCACCCTGCAGGCGGTTTTCCGCAACCCGCTGGTTGATGCCTTTATTCTGGGCATATCTTCCGGCGCGGCCTTTGGATGCGCTGTTTCAGTAGCTTTTTTCCCGGCCCTGCCTATTCAATTAGGCGCCTTTACCTTCAGTCTGATTTCTGCCTTCTTGACCTTTGCCTTGGCTAGAACTCGGGGCGAGGTGCCAATTCTCTCACTGATTTTGGCTGGGGTTATCGTCTCGGCTTTTTTTTCGGCATTGGTTTCCATGATCAAATTTTTGGTGGACCCGCAAAAATTGGCCAGTATTGTTTTCTGGTTGATGGGCAGTCTATCATTAGCCGATTGGCTGGCGGTGCGCCAGGCCGGGCCCTTTATTGCCCTCGGATCGCTGCTGATCTGGCTCGGGCGCTGGCGTCTCAACGCCCTCTCAATGGGGGATGCCGAGGCCAAGTCCCTGGGTTTGGCCGTTAATCGCGAACGCGGGTTGTTTCTCTTGGCGGCCGCCCTGACAGTAGCGGCAGCCGTGTCGGTTTCAGGTATCATCGGTTGGGTGGGATTGATTATCCCGCACGTCGTCCGCATGTCGGTCGGACCGGACCACCGTCGGGTGGTGCCGCTGTCCATGGCTTTGGGAGCCAGTTTTCTGGTCCTTTCGGATACCGTGGCCCGCACCTCCACTAGTGGAGAAATCCCGGTAGGCATTATCACTACCTTGGCGGGAGCGCCGTTCTTTATCTATCTGTTGAAACAACGCGGCCAGGGGTCTTGGCAGGCATGA
- a CDS encoding ABC transporter substrate-binding protein, translating into MNFKKEKTRLLTLIVCLAVLTAAPKLSAQAVEPGAAAPLPEKHRIVLLEGYELSAPLGAWDRVVGISSYAYDNDLLQRLVPQLREIPSPGTGFAINMEVMLALRPDLVVTWSRKPEVLDYLKRHGIPVLSFYPENLADLYQDLMRLGQIFGKNIRAGEVSGLIRQNLAAIQQRVANIPGERVRVVWLWGKPTIITGNKGVTHELINLTGGRNLGAHIDDFNRDISMEEIVALNPEVILIWGSAIYGPDDLKRDPKWQTVQAVKQNRVFKASRASNWSPRIVDLAWWMAHCCYPQEISRTEMLAALRQYYNACLGIPYPEGN; encoded by the coding sequence GTGAACTTTAAAAAGGAAAAGACCAGGCTCCTGACTCTCATCGTTTGTCTGGCGGTTCTAACCGCAGCTCCAAAGCTCTCCGCTCAAGCGGTCGAGCCGGGAGCAGCCGCGCCGCTTCCGGAGAAACATCGGATTGTCTTATTGGAGGGCTATGAGTTAAGCGCCCCATTGGGAGCTTGGGATCGGGTAGTGGGAATTTCCAGCTATGCCTATGATAATGACCTGTTGCAGCGCCTGGTGCCCCAGTTGCGGGAGATACCGTCACCGGGAACCGGCTTCGCCATCAATATGGAAGTCATGTTGGCCTTACGGCCGGACTTGGTGGTGACCTGGAGCCGCAAACCGGAAGTGCTGGATTACCTCAAGCGCCATGGAATACCGGTACTTTCCTTCTATCCGGAGAATTTGGCCGATTTATATCAGGATCTCATGCGATTAGGGCAGATTTTCGGCAAAAACATTCGTGCTGGCGAAGTTTCCGGGTTAATTCGCCAAAATCTGGCGGCAATCCAGCAGCGGGTGGCCAACATTCCGGGAGAGCGGGTGCGAGTTGTCTGGTTGTGGGGGAAACCCACGATTATCACCGGAAATAAAGGCGTCACCCACGAACTCATCAATCTTACGGGGGGACGTAACCTGGGAGCTCACATCGATGATTTTAACCGAGATATTTCCATGGAGGAAATTGTCGCATTAAATCCTGAAGTTATTCTGATCTGGGGGTCGGCAATTTATGGTCCGGACGACTTGAAGCGGGACCCAAAGTGGCAAACAGTCCAGGCCGTGAAGCAGAATCGGGTATTTAAAGCCAGCCGCGCCTCCAACTGGTCACCCAGGATCGTGGACCTGGCTTGGTGGATGGCCCACTGTTGTTATCCCCAGGAAATTTCCCGGACAGAGATGCTGGCTGCCTTACGTCAGTATTATAACGCCTGTCTGGGGATCCCTTATCCGGAGGGAAATTGA
- a CDS encoding TonB-dependent receptor has translation MVKLRYVCFLALLLGGFIIRAVPLIAADSDEAVNQSTVVTAEEEKKKAESASAAAAAKIEEPIFITATKTPRNPDDIPASITIVTDKDIERQNILTADKALQQVPGAFDRRGKGWADSNANVNLRGFPASNQVRTLILLDGQTTSNGYSTTTPWNSIPVDEIERIEVVKGPFSSLYGGNAMGGVVNILTKTPQKFEALADVSYGRYDTWSTYFSIGDRFADKISLKASYLYQDTSGYPTSMVNKAATTGTAADQVVGWIPSSSTTGNPTNIIGDQGDNHYYNSSVNTKLSWDILPGHKMDFSALLNWNQYDYGQFNSYLTSVATGQTVTTGTYQLAGTTNQRFSSLTPYSFLAYSGVGREHTAIYNLRTEHKLTESTQLKFRAGLLNQPHNWYTQPSSGSTYEGGAGTLNTTPSKSWSAEVLVEQAIGSKQALTGGLAYQSDWACTKVYTINNWRDPDSKLNMTSQAGGRDLILGAYLQDEIFWHPKFSTVIGARLDFWQAYGGMYQEAATQPITNLSTRSRVSFNPKIAFLYRPYDWMSWRTSVGTAFRPPNIYELYRTWQSGTYTYKSNPNLDPETTLSWEVGTTIKPFKGNVFTATFFDNHVDDMIIRVNDPTDPTGKTQIYQNAGEVRILGVEVETTQEVFSWLDVFGNMTLLDARVLKQNYNPIVEGKKLTYVPRQQFNFGFNAHYKMFNGNLTGRYVSKMYTKDDNSDTYNGVYGSYDPFFTLDGKITVTPVKYASISFSVDNILDREYFYSYLTPGRVCWIQAKLTY, from the coding sequence ATGGTTAAGCTTCGGTACGTCTGTTTTTTGGCCTTGTTATTGGGGGGATTCATTATCAGAGCAGTCCCGTTGATCGCGGCTGATAGTGATGAGGCAGTCAACCAGTCGACAGTGGTTACTGCAGAAGAAGAAAAGAAAAAAGCTGAGTCAGCCTCTGCGGCGGCGGCTGCCAAGATTGAGGAACCGATCTTTATTACGGCTACCAAAACGCCGCGCAATCCGGATGATATCCCGGCCAGCATTACGATTGTGACTGATAAGGATATCGAACGGCAGAATATCTTAACGGCTGACAAGGCCCTCCAGCAAGTACCCGGGGCCTTCGACCGTCGAGGCAAAGGCTGGGCCGACAGCAATGCCAATGTTAACCTCAGGGGCTTTCCGGCTTCCAATCAGGTCAGAACTCTCATATTATTGGATGGGCAGACCACATCCAACGGCTATTCTACGACAACGCCCTGGAACAGCATTCCGGTGGACGAGATTGAACGGATTGAAGTGGTCAAAGGACCTTTTTCCTCGCTGTACGGCGGCAACGCTATGGGCGGAGTCGTTAATATTCTTACAAAAACTCCTCAAAAATTTGAAGCCCTGGCGGATGTCAGCTACGGCCGCTATGACACCTGGAGTACCTATTTTTCCATAGGAGACCGCTTTGCCGACAAAATCAGCTTGAAGGCCAGTTATCTCTACCAGGACACCAGCGGCTATCCCACCAGTATGGTTAATAAAGCCGCCACCACGGGAACCGCAGCCGATCAGGTGGTGGGTTGGATACCATCCAGTAGCACTACCGGAAATCCGACCAATATCATCGGCGATCAAGGAGATAATCACTATTATAATTCCTCGGTTAACACCAAGCTGAGTTGGGACATCCTCCCAGGCCATAAAATGGATTTCAGTGCCTTATTGAACTGGAATCAGTATGATTATGGCCAGTTCAATTCCTATCTCACCAGCGTCGCCACCGGTCAAACGGTCACGACGGGTACATATCAACTCGCCGGTACGACCAACCAGCGGTTTTCCAGCCTCACACCTTACTCTTTCCTGGCCTATTCCGGCGTCGGGAGGGAACACACCGCCATATACAATCTTCGGACCGAGCACAAACTGACGGAAAGCACGCAGTTGAAGTTTCGAGCCGGGTTGCTGAACCAACCCCACAACTGGTATACCCAACCGTCGTCGGGGTCTACGTATGAAGGCGGTGCTGGCACCTTAAATACCACTCCCAGTAAAAGCTGGAGCGCCGAGGTCCTGGTGGAACAGGCTATCGGCAGCAAACAGGCTCTCACCGGCGGTCTAGCTTACCAATCTGACTGGGCCTGCACCAAAGTGTATACAATAAATAACTGGCGGGATCCGGACTCCAAGCTTAATATGACCAGCCAGGCTGGCGGGCGGGACCTTATCCTGGGGGCATATCTCCAGGATGAAATTTTCTGGCACCCCAAGTTCAGCACTGTCATCGGCGCCCGGCTGGACTTCTGGCAGGCGTACGGCGGCATGTATCAAGAGGCCGCCACCCAGCCCATAACGAATTTATCTACTCGTAGCCGAGTTAGCTTCAATCCCAAGATCGCCTTTTTGTACCGTCCTTATGACTGGATGTCCTGGCGGACTTCGGTGGGGACCGCCTTCCGGCCCCCCAATATCTATGAACTGTATCGCACCTGGCAATCCGGTACCTACACCTATAAAAGCAATCCAAACCTGGATCCGGAGACGACTCTTTCCTGGGAGGTGGGAACGACAATCAAACCCTTCAAAGGCAATGTCTTTACTGCTACTTTTTTCGACAATCATGTGGATGATATGATTATCCGGGTCAATGATCCCACTGACCCCACCGGGAAAACCCAAATATATCAAAACGCCGGCGAGGTTCGAATCCTGGGTGTGGAAGTGGAAACCACTCAGGAGGTCTTTTCCTGGTTGGATGTTTTCGGCAACATGACCCTGTTGGATGCCCGGGTCTTAAAACAGAATTATAACCCGATTGTGGAGGGTAAAAAGCTTACCTATGTTCCCCGCCAACAATTTAATTTCGGCTTCAATGCCCATTATAAAATGTTCAACGGCAATCTCACCGGCCGTTATGTAAGTAAGATGTACACCAAGGATGACAATAGCGATACCTATAACGGGGTTTACGGCTCTTATGACCCGTTTTTTACCCTAGACGGCAAAATTACAGTTACACCGGTAAAATACGCCTCCATATCCTTCTCGGTGGATAATATTTTGGACCGGGAATATTTTTATTCCTATCTGACGCCGGGACGGGTTTGCTGGATTCAGGCCAAGCTGACTTATTAA